A DNA window from Candidatus Deferrimicrobiaceae bacterium contains the following coding sequences:
- a CDS encoding site-2 protease family protein, giving the protein MIIHGVLFAITFFTTLVAGAFLAGGNPLAAPGDLVLGFMFSLPLLSILGVHELGHYTAARRHDVTVTLPYFIPAPSFIGTFGAFIKIKSPVPNRNALMDIGAAGPIAGAIVAVPVILIGLKLSVVQRTAGVPAGIPLGESILFRAATYAVHGSVPDGYDVVLHPVAFAGWIGLLVTALNLLPSGQLDGGHIAYALFGVRYERVARAIPYVLLPLGILWAGWILWSLMLLFLGTRHPPPLFEEVPLTPGRQRLGIAAALLFLLCFTPNPIPG; this is encoded by the coding sequence TTGATCATCCATGGAGTTCTGTTCGCCATTACCTTTTTCACCACTCTTGTCGCGGGGGCGTTCCTGGCCGGCGGGAACCCGTTGGCGGCCCCCGGGGACCTCGTGCTCGGATTCATGTTCTCCCTCCCGCTCCTCTCGATCCTCGGGGTGCACGAACTTGGCCATTACACGGCCGCGAGGCGTCACGACGTCACGGTGACCCTCCCCTATTTCATCCCCGCCCCCTCGTTCATCGGGACGTTCGGCGCCTTCATCAAGATCAAGTCGCCCGTCCCGAACCGGAATGCCCTGATGGACATCGGGGCCGCCGGGCCGATCGCGGGCGCGATCGTGGCCGTGCCCGTAATCCTCATCGGGCTCAAGCTGTCGGTTGTGCAGCGGACCGCGGGGGTCCCGGCGGGGATCCCCCTCGGGGAGTCGATCCTCTTCCGGGCTGCGACGTACGCCGTCCACGGGTCCGTCCCGGACGGGTACGACGTGGTATTGCACCCCGTGGCCTTCGCGGGGTGGATCGGGTTGCTCGTCACCGCCTTGAACCTCCTTCCGTCCGGCCAGCTCGACGGCGGTCACATCGCCTACGCGCTCTTCGGGGTCAGATACGAGAGGGTCGCGCGCGCCATACCGTACGTCCTCCTTCCCCTCGGGATCCTCTGGGCGGGATGGATCCTGTGGTCCCTCATGCTCCTCTTTCTGGGGACGAGACACCCGCCGCCGCTTTTCGAGGAGGTCCCCCTGACCCCCGGCAGACAGCGCCTGGGCATCGCGGCGGCCCTCCTCTTCCTGCTCTGCTTCACCCCCAACCCGATTCCGGGATAG
- a CDS encoding epoxyqueuosine reductase QueH, translating into MGIRNRRRITMVPEGERVLLHICCAPDASYGVPAMEMRFPVVGFFFNPNIQPGEEYVRRLLAARQLQDAFPFMLTVAGGGEEEWERATRGMEDEPERGRRCEACIRMRLARTAREAKSRGYPAFSTVLTVSPKKDAAIVNRAGREEGEKAGVLFLEADLKKNDGFRKSVEITKRFGIYRQNYCGCRYSLTGRVHSSTYDSI; encoded by the coding sequence GTGGGGATTCGGAACCGGAGGCGAATCACGATGGTCCCGGAAGGGGAAAGGGTACTGCTCCACATCTGTTGCGCGCCCGACGCGTCGTACGGCGTCCCGGCGATGGAGATGCGGTTTCCGGTCGTCGGGTTCTTTTTCAACCCGAACATCCAGCCGGGGGAGGAGTACGTTCGACGACTCCTTGCGGCCCGGCAACTCCAGGACGCGTTCCCCTTCATGCTGACCGTGGCAGGTGGCGGGGAGGAGGAGTGGGAACGGGCGACCCGAGGGATGGAGGACGAGCCGGAAAGGGGCCGCCGATGCGAGGCGTGCATCCGGATGCGTCTTGCCCGAACCGCGAGGGAAGCGAAATCCCGAGGGTATCCCGCATTTTCCACAGTCCTGACCGTCAGCCCGAAAAAGGACGCCGCGATAGTCAACCGCGCAGGCCGCGAGGAGGGGGAGAAGGCCGGGGTTCTCTTCCTCGAGGCGGACCTGAAGAAAAACGACGGCTTCCGGAAGAGCGTGGAGATCACGAAGCGGTTCGGGATCTACCGTCAGAACTACTGCGGCTGCCGGTATTCGCTGACTGGGCGGGTACACTCCTCAACGTACGACTCGATATAG